A genome region from Penaeus monodon isolate SGIC_2016 chromosome 14, NSTDA_Pmon_1, whole genome shotgun sequence includes the following:
- the LOC119581289 gene encoding pro-resilin-like, translated as MVKSVRLHLATHPAAVMKQITIILVVLAAAAAQGNPQGYNIQGPGGLGSQSASVPANYAFQWEVDDAASNNFFGQEEQREDVNTQGSYFVQLPDGRRLKVDYFVDDTGYHPSVSYEGEIRLSPGGGGGGGASQGFSKPASVPSQLYAQPGK; from the exons ATGGTAAAGTCAGTTCGGCTCCACCTCGCAACCCATCCAGCAGCGGTCATGAAG cAGATAACAATCATCCTTGTGGtgttggcggcggcggcggctcagGGGAACCCCCAGGGCTACAATATCCAGGGTCCAGGTGGCTTAGGGTCCCAGTCAGCTTCCGTGCCCGCCAACTACGCCTTTCAGTGGGAGGTGGATGACGCGGCTTCGAACAACTTCTTCGGCCAAGAGGAGCAGCGAGAGGATGTCAACACGCaaggaag CTACTtcgtgcagctccccgacggccgccgcCTGAAGGTCGACTACTTCGTGGACGATACCGGCTATCACCCGAGTGTCAGCTACGAGGGCGAGATCAGGCTGTctccgggcggcggcggcggcggcggtgcctCTCAGGGTTTCTCCAAGCCGGCCTCGGTGCCTTCGCAGCTGTACGCTCAGCctggaaaataa